The following DNA comes from Cellulomonas soli.
TCCAGGCCAAGCCGGGCGACCCCGTCGACCCGGCCCTGGTCGAGCGCACGTTCGTGCCCGACCGCTCGACGACCGCCGAACGCATCGCCGCGTTCGTGCAGGAGATCCCGCGGGCCGACATCGAGGTCACCGAGGAGATCGTCACGGCCGCCCGTCAACGTCTCGGCGACCACGTCACCGACCACGTGCTCGTGCCGCTGGCCGACCACGTGAGCTTCGCGCTGCGTCGCGTGCGCGAGGGCGCCACCGAGATCGACTACCCGCTGCGCTGGGAGGTCGAGAACCTGTACCCGAACGAGGTCGCGTTCAGCCGCGAGGCCGTCGGGATCATCGAGCGGCGGACCGGGGTGCGGCTGCCCGAGAGCGAGGCCGTGCCGCTCGCGCTGCACTTCGTCAACGCCCAGTTCGGCTCGGCGGCGGACATCGAGGTGACCGTCGGGATGACCGAGGTGCTCACGCAGGCGCTGGCGATCATCTGCGAGGAGTACGACGTCGTGATCGACGAGAGGTCGGTCGTGGTCGCCCGATTCGTCACGCACCTGCGCTACCTGTTCCGCCGCGAACAGCTCGGTCGTCAGCTGCCGTCCATCGCCGACGGTCTGCACGACGCGGTGCGCTCGGCCCAGCCGCGCGAGTACGCGTGCGGCGAGCGCATCGCCGACCTGCTCGCGCAACGGTTCGGCTGGGAGGTCGGCCCGGAGGAGGTCGTCTACCTCACGCTGCACGTCGCACGGCTGACGGCGTCCGCGATGGCTGCGGCGGGGGGCCGGACCGATGGCTGAGCCGGGCACGGAGGCGGGTGGCGACGCCAGCGCGCTCGCGGACCGCGTGCTGGAGCTGGTGGGCGGGCCCGGCAACGTCGAGCGGCTGACGCACTGCTGGGCGCGGGTGCGCCTCGTGCTGCACGACGACGCGGCGGCGGACGACGACGCCGTGGCCGCGCTGCCCGGCGTGATCATGGTGGTGCGCCAGGGCGGTCAGCTGCAGGTGGCGCTGAAGGGCGGGCCGCTCGCCGTGCACGCGGTGCTCGCGCAGCGGCTGCGCGACGCGGGCGCGCCGACCTGAGCCCGCACGACCCGGCGGCGTCGGCGACTCACAGACGTCCGGGTCGCTCCCGCCAGATCGCGGCGCTCGCCAGCAGCACGGCGGCGACCTCGGTGATCGCCGAGGTCCACTCCGGCACGCCCTGCCAGCGCGAGTGCACACCGAACAGCCCGGACGCGCTCGTGGCCACGACGAACGCCCCGAACGTCGCCAGGCC
Coding sequences within:
- a CDS encoding PRD domain-containing protein, with the translated sequence MKVLKVFNNSVVLGVDDTGTELVLLGRGVGFQAKPGDPVDPALVERTFVPDRSTTAERIAAFVQEIPRADIEVTEEIVTAARQRLGDHVTDHVLVPLADHVSFALRRVREGATEIDYPLRWEVENLYPNEVAFSREAVGIIERRTGVRLPESEAVPLALHFVNAQFGSAADIEVTVGMTEVLTQALAIICEEYDVVIDERSVVVARFVTHLRYLFRREQLGRQLPSIADGLHDAVRSAQPREYACGERIADLLAQRFGWEVGPEEVVYLTLHVARLTASAMAAAGGRTDG
- a CDS encoding PTS transporter subunit EIIB; its protein translation is MAEPGTEAGGDASALADRVLELVGGPGNVERLTHCWARVRLVLHDDAAADDDAVAALPGVIMVVRQGGQLQVALKGGPLAVHAVLAQRLRDAGAPT